The following are from one region of the Oncorhynchus kisutch isolate 150728-3 unplaced genomic scaffold, Okis_V2 Okis03b-Okis08b_hom, whole genome shotgun sequence genome:
- the myef2 gene encoding myelin expression factor 2 isoform X2 gives MTLTLNRELFQNRAECVRKQCFEKEPEEDEVLGEDVPAEEEDLGLGDDEVLGDEVLGDDDTPLDGDPIDDAPINDAETLADDPTDAPATAPTQNTKSELKEKMSGGGRKGNRFHPYKEKQVTGDKKGGGGGHRNRVFISNIPYDTKWQAIKDLMREKVGEVTYVELFKDAEGKSRGCGVVEFKDEEFVKKAIEVMNKYDLNGRPLNIMADPDGERARRVLQRTGGMYPGGGGRGQEGGPGGVGVPPSIANNPNVPHEVISSLRVGRLGTTVFVANLDFKVGWKKLKEVFGMAGTVKRADVKEDKDGKSRGMGTVTFEQALEAVQAISMFNGQMLFDRQMHVKMDDKSMPADDFHPVEKAPQLPRGLGGIGMGLGPGGQPINANRLSGGGGMGNMGPAGMEGGPGYGGMSRLGGFGGMDSMGGFGARDMGRMGDMSYRSGGMGGGMDRDFGRSDMSMSRGFGDSFGGMGGGYGGDMSSFGMGPIGGGLGGLGSRSMERMGSGYDRMGGGMAMNRGFGGYGGGAMSDRAKGGCQIFVRNLSYDLTWQKLKEKFSVCGQVMFAEIKMEGGKSKGCGTVRFDSPESANQACRMMNGTKISGREVDVRIDRNA, from the exons ATGACGTTAACGTTAAACAGGGAGTtatttcagaacagggcagaatgcgtcaggaaacagtgcttcgaaAA AGAGCCAGAAGAAGACGAGGTTCTTGGTGAAGATGTCCCTGCAGAAGAAGAGGACCTAGGCCTGGGTGATGACGAGGTCCTTGGAGATGAGGTCCTTGGTGATGATGATACCCCTCTCGATGGTGACCCTATCGATGACGCCCCTATCAATGATGCCGAAACCCTTGCAGATGACCCTACTGATGCCCCTGCAACCGCCCCAACCCAAAATACTAAGTCTGAGCTGAAAGAAAAGATGTCCGGAGGAGGCCGCAAAGGGAACCGCTTCCACCCCTACAAAGAGAAGCAGGTCACTGGGGACAAGAAGGGCGGAGGAGGGGGTCACAGGAACCGTGTGTTCATTAGCAATATCCCCTATGACACGAAGTGGCAGGCTATTAAAGATCTGATGAGAGAGAAAG TTGGTGAGGTTACATACGTGGAGCTCTTTAAGGATGCTGAAGGAAAGTCAAGG GGATGTGG TGTTGTGGAGTTCAAAGATGAGGAGTTTGTGAAGAAGGCCATAGAAGTCATGAACAAATATGATCTGAATGGAAGACCACTCAATATCATGGCG GATCCTGATGGTGAGCGTGCTCGGCGTGTGCTGCAGCGTACAGGGGGGATGTACCctggagggggaggcagggggcaGGAGGGGGGaccgggtggtgtaggtgtaccCCCTTCCATCGCTAACAACCCCAACGTCCCCCATGAAGTTATCAGCTCTCTACGGGTCGGGCGCCTAGGGACCACTGTGTTCGTAGCCAAT CTGGACTTCAAGGTGGGCTGGAAGAAGCTGAAGGAGGTGTTTGGTATGGCAGGAACAGTGAAGAGGGCTGACGTGAAGGAGGATAAGGATGGGAAGAGCAGAGGGATGGGGACTGTTACCTTCGAACAGGCCCTGGAGGCTGTACAGGCTATCT CCATGTTCAACGGCCAAATGCTGTTTGACAGACAGATGCATGTTAAGATG gaTGACAAGTCTATGCCAGCTGATGATTTCCACCCGGTGGAGAAAGCTCCTCAGTTACCAC GGGGTCTGGGAGGGATTGGGATGGGCCTGGGACCAGGAGGACAACCTATCAATGCCAACCGGCtgagtggtggaggaggaatgggcAACATGGGCCCTGCAG GTATGGAAGGAGGACCTGGGTATGGAGGGATGAGCAGACTAGGAG GATTCGGTGGCATGGACAGCATGGGGGGATTCGGAGCCAGAGACATGGGACGGATGGGAG ACATGTCCTACCGCTCaggggggatgggaggagggatggacagagactTTGGTCGCAGTGACATGTCCATGAGCAGAGGCTTCGGAGACTCCTTTGGAGGAATGG GAGGAGGTTATGGAGGAGACATGAGCAGTTTTGGCATGGGGCCCATTGGGGGAGGATTAG GTGGCTTGGGCAGCCGGTCCATGGAGCGGATGGGCTCTGGCTATGACCGTATGGGGGGGGGCATGGCCATGAACCGAGGGTTCGGGGGCTACGGAGGAGGAGCCATGTCTGACAGAGCCAAGGGAGGATGTCAGATCTTTGTCAGAAAT ctGTCCTATGACCTGACCTGGCAGAAACTGAAGGAGAAGTTCAGTGTCTGTG GCCAGGTGATGTTTGCAGAGATtaagatggagggaggaaagtCTAAGGGCTGTGGTACGGTCAGGTTTGACTCCCCAGAGAGCGCTAACCAGGCCTGCAGGATGATGAACGGAACCAAGATCAGCGGTCGCGAGGTTGACGTCCGCATCGACCGCAACGCCTAg
- the myef2 gene encoding myelin expression factor 2 isoform X1 codes for MADIVQEIIEPIEAETEGTSQDGTNGLTIEPEEDEVLGEDVPAEEEDLGLGDDEVLGDEVLGDDDTPLDGDPIDDAPINDAETLADDPTDAPATAPTQNTKSELKEKMSGGGRKGNRFHPYKEKQVTGDKKGGGGGHRNRVFISNIPYDTKWQAIKDLMREKVGEVTYVELFKDAEGKSRGCGVVEFKDEEFVKKAIEVMNKYDLNGRPLNIMADPDGERARRVLQRTGGMYPGGGGRGQEGGPGGVGVPPSIANNPNVPHEVISSLRVGRLGTTVFVANLDFKVGWKKLKEVFGMAGTVKRADVKEDKDGKSRGMGTVTFEQALEAVQAISMFNGQMLFDRQMHVKMDDKSMPADDFHPVEKAPQLPRGLGGIGMGLGPGGQPINANRLSGGGGMGNMGPAGMEGGPGYGGMSRLGGFGGMDSMGGFGARDMGRMGDMSYRSGGMGGGMDRDFGRSDMSMSRGFGDSFGGMGGGYGGDMSSFGMGPIGGGLGGLGSRSMERMGSGYDRMGGGMAMNRGFGGYGGGAMSDRAKGGCQIFVRNLSYDLTWQKLKEKFSVCGQVMFAEIKMEGGKSKGCGTVRFDSPESANQACRMMNGTKISGREVDVRIDRNA; via the exons ATGGCAGATATTGTCCAGGAAATTATTGAACCCATTGAGGCTGAGACAGAGGGAACATCTCAGGATGGCACGAATGGCCTGACAAT AGAGCCAGAAGAAGACGAGGTTCTTGGTGAAGATGTCCCTGCAGAAGAAGAGGACCTAGGCCTGGGTGATGACGAGGTCCTTGGAGATGAGGTCCTTGGTGATGATGATACCCCTCTCGATGGTGACCCTATCGATGACGCCCCTATCAATGATGCCGAAACCCTTGCAGATGACCCTACTGATGCCCCTGCAACCGCCCCAACCCAAAATACTAAGTCTGAGCTGAAAGAAAAGATGTCCGGAGGAGGCCGCAAAGGGAACCGCTTCCACCCCTACAAAGAGAAGCAGGTCACTGGGGACAAGAAGGGCGGAGGAGGGGGTCACAGGAACCGTGTGTTCATTAGCAATATCCCCTATGACACGAAGTGGCAGGCTATTAAAGATCTGATGAGAGAGAAAG TTGGTGAGGTTACATACGTGGAGCTCTTTAAGGATGCTGAAGGAAAGTCAAGG GGATGTGG TGTTGTGGAGTTCAAAGATGAGGAGTTTGTGAAGAAGGCCATAGAAGTCATGAACAAATATGATCTGAATGGAAGACCACTCAATATCATGGCG GATCCTGATGGTGAGCGTGCTCGGCGTGTGCTGCAGCGTACAGGGGGGATGTACCctggagggggaggcagggggcaGGAGGGGGGaccgggtggtgtaggtgtaccCCCTTCCATCGCTAACAACCCCAACGTCCCCCATGAAGTTATCAGCTCTCTACGGGTCGGGCGCCTAGGGACCACTGTGTTCGTAGCCAAT CTGGACTTCAAGGTGGGCTGGAAGAAGCTGAAGGAGGTGTTTGGTATGGCAGGAACAGTGAAGAGGGCTGACGTGAAGGAGGATAAGGATGGGAAGAGCAGAGGGATGGGGACTGTTACCTTCGAACAGGCCCTGGAGGCTGTACAGGCTATCT CCATGTTCAACGGCCAAATGCTGTTTGACAGACAGATGCATGTTAAGATG gaTGACAAGTCTATGCCAGCTGATGATTTCCACCCGGTGGAGAAAGCTCCTCAGTTACCAC GGGGTCTGGGAGGGATTGGGATGGGCCTGGGACCAGGAGGACAACCTATCAATGCCAACCGGCtgagtggtggaggaggaatgggcAACATGGGCCCTGCAG GTATGGAAGGAGGACCTGGGTATGGAGGGATGAGCAGACTAGGAG GATTCGGTGGCATGGACAGCATGGGGGGATTCGGAGCCAGAGACATGGGACGGATGGGAG ACATGTCCTACCGCTCaggggggatgggaggagggatggacagagactTTGGTCGCAGTGACATGTCCATGAGCAGAGGCTTCGGAGACTCCTTTGGAGGAATGG GAGGAGGTTATGGAGGAGACATGAGCAGTTTTGGCATGGGGCCCATTGGGGGAGGATTAG GTGGCTTGGGCAGCCGGTCCATGGAGCGGATGGGCTCTGGCTATGACCGTATGGGGGGGGGCATGGCCATGAACCGAGGGTTCGGGGGCTACGGAGGAGGAGCCATGTCTGACAGAGCCAAGGGAGGATGTCAGATCTTTGTCAGAAAT ctGTCCTATGACCTGACCTGGCAGAAACTGAAGGAGAAGTTCAGTGTCTGTG GCCAGGTGATGTTTGCAGAGATtaagatggagggaggaaagtCTAAGGGCTGTGGTACGGTCAGGTTTGACTCCCCAGAGAGCGCTAACCAGGCCTGCAGGATGATGAACGGAACCAAGATCAGCGGTCGCGAGGTTGACGTCCGCATCGACCGCAACGCCTAg
- the myef2 gene encoding myelin expression factor 2 isoform X3 — MADIVQEIIEPIEAETEGTSQDGTNGLTIEPEEDEVLGEDVPAEEEDLGLGDDEVLGDEVLGDDDTPLDGDPIDDAPINDAETLADDPTDAPATAPTQNTKSELKEKMSGGGRKGNRFHPYKEKQVTGDKKGGGGGHRNRVFISNIPYDTKWQAIKDLMREKVGEVTYVELFKDAEGKSRGCGVVEFKDEEFVKKAIEVMNKYDLNGRPLNIMADPDGERARRVLQRTGGMYPGGGGRGQEGGPGGVGVPPSIANNPNVPHEVISSLRVGRLGTTVFVANLDFKVGWKKLKEVFGMAGTVKRADVKEDKDGKSRGMGTVTFEQALEAVQAISMFNGQMLFDRQMHVKMDDKSMPADDFHPVEKAPQLPRGLGGIGMGLGPGGQPINANRLSGGGGMGNMGPAGMEGGPGYGGMSRLGGFGGMDSMGGFGARDMGRMGDMSYRSGGMGGGMDRDFGRSDMSMSRGFGDSFGGMGGLGSRSMERMGSGYDRMGGGMAMNRGFGGYGGGAMSDRAKGGCQIFVRNLSYDLTWQKLKEKFSVCGQVMFAEIKMEGGKSKGCGTVRFDSPESANQACRMMNGTKISGREVDVRIDRNA, encoded by the exons ATGGCAGATATTGTCCAGGAAATTATTGAACCCATTGAGGCTGAGACAGAGGGAACATCTCAGGATGGCACGAATGGCCTGACAAT AGAGCCAGAAGAAGACGAGGTTCTTGGTGAAGATGTCCCTGCAGAAGAAGAGGACCTAGGCCTGGGTGATGACGAGGTCCTTGGAGATGAGGTCCTTGGTGATGATGATACCCCTCTCGATGGTGACCCTATCGATGACGCCCCTATCAATGATGCCGAAACCCTTGCAGATGACCCTACTGATGCCCCTGCAACCGCCCCAACCCAAAATACTAAGTCTGAGCTGAAAGAAAAGATGTCCGGAGGAGGCCGCAAAGGGAACCGCTTCCACCCCTACAAAGAGAAGCAGGTCACTGGGGACAAGAAGGGCGGAGGAGGGGGTCACAGGAACCGTGTGTTCATTAGCAATATCCCCTATGACACGAAGTGGCAGGCTATTAAAGATCTGATGAGAGAGAAAG TTGGTGAGGTTACATACGTGGAGCTCTTTAAGGATGCTGAAGGAAAGTCAAGG GGATGTGG TGTTGTGGAGTTCAAAGATGAGGAGTTTGTGAAGAAGGCCATAGAAGTCATGAACAAATATGATCTGAATGGAAGACCACTCAATATCATGGCG GATCCTGATGGTGAGCGTGCTCGGCGTGTGCTGCAGCGTACAGGGGGGATGTACCctggagggggaggcagggggcaGGAGGGGGGaccgggtggtgtaggtgtaccCCCTTCCATCGCTAACAACCCCAACGTCCCCCATGAAGTTATCAGCTCTCTACGGGTCGGGCGCCTAGGGACCACTGTGTTCGTAGCCAAT CTGGACTTCAAGGTGGGCTGGAAGAAGCTGAAGGAGGTGTTTGGTATGGCAGGAACAGTGAAGAGGGCTGACGTGAAGGAGGATAAGGATGGGAAGAGCAGAGGGATGGGGACTGTTACCTTCGAACAGGCCCTGGAGGCTGTACAGGCTATCT CCATGTTCAACGGCCAAATGCTGTTTGACAGACAGATGCATGTTAAGATG gaTGACAAGTCTATGCCAGCTGATGATTTCCACCCGGTGGAGAAAGCTCCTCAGTTACCAC GGGGTCTGGGAGGGATTGGGATGGGCCTGGGACCAGGAGGACAACCTATCAATGCCAACCGGCtgagtggtggaggaggaatgggcAACATGGGCCCTGCAG GTATGGAAGGAGGACCTGGGTATGGAGGGATGAGCAGACTAGGAG GATTCGGTGGCATGGACAGCATGGGGGGATTCGGAGCCAGAGACATGGGACGGATGGGAG ACATGTCCTACCGCTCaggggggatgggaggagggatggacagagactTTGGTCGCAGTGACATGTCCATGAGCAGAGGCTTCGGAGACTCCTTTGGAGGAATGG GTGGCTTGGGCAGCCGGTCCATGGAGCGGATGGGCTCTGGCTATGACCGTATGGGGGGGGGCATGGCCATGAACCGAGGGTTCGGGGGCTACGGAGGAGGAGCCATGTCTGACAGAGCCAAGGGAGGATGTCAGATCTTTGTCAGAAAT ctGTCCTATGACCTGACCTGGCAGAAACTGAAGGAGAAGTTCAGTGTCTGTG GCCAGGTGATGTTTGCAGAGATtaagatggagggaggaaagtCTAAGGGCTGTGGTACGGTCAGGTTTGACTCCCCAGAGAGCGCTAACCAGGCCTGCAGGATGATGAACGGAACCAAGATCAGCGGTCGCGAGGTTGACGTCCGCATCGACCGCAACGCCTAg